A section of the Hevea brasiliensis isolate MT/VB/25A 57/8 chromosome 17, ASM3005281v1, whole genome shotgun sequence genome encodes:
- the LOC110637819 gene encoding probable splicing factor 3A subunit 1 isoform X1 — translation MPGTAILPLPAPPPSGDSSASPSQVLEQQSSKEDKTASDDQNKAPVATHTRTIGIIHPPPDIRNIVDKTAQFVAKNGPEFEKRIIANNANNAKFNFLNPSDPYHAYYQHHLSEFRALNQSSAQQPPSQPSDSDATESTPSAPVTDATDTAPRPDPTAQFRPPPRKVLEPPEAEQYTIRLPEGITGEELDIIKLTAQFVARNGQAFLTGLTNREMNNPQFHFLKPTHSMFTFFTGLADAYSKVLMPPKGLTEKLTKSAADMTTVLERCLHRLEWEHSQEQARQKAEDEIEQERIQMAMIDWHDFVAVETIDFADDEDEDLPPPMTLEEVIRRSKVSAMVEDEIIEPGKEVEMEMDEEEVQLVEEGMRATSLEENDSEKKFTKANEEPEEPMRIVKNWKRPEERIPVERDPTKVGVSPITGELIPINEMSEHMRISLIDPKYKEQKERMFAKIRETTLAQDDEISRNIVGLARTRPDIFGTTEEEVSNAVKAEIEKKKDEQPKQVIWDGHTGSIGRTANQAMSQIVNGEDQSEAGIDDARSLPGPAAPPPRPGVPSVRPLPPPPGLALNLPRMPPNTIQYSAPTSGAFPVPPPRPPGMPMIPSIRPIQAPVPLAPGQQTIMVNRPLSMPPSISGNPPSMPVPPPPGSQFTPVPIPRPFVPLPVPSSAIGMMPPPPPLPQGVPPPPPPEDAPPPLPDEPEPKRQKLDSMLIPEDQFLAQHPQGPVCITVSVPNVDEGNLKGQVLEITMQSLSETVGSLKEKIAGEIQLPANKQKLSGKAGFLKDNMSLAYYNIGAGEALSLSLRERGGRKR, via the exons ATGCCTGGCACAGCAATCTTGCCTCTTCCAGCACCTCCTCCTAGCGGAGACAGCTCTGCTTCCCCTTCTCAAGTGTTAGAACAGCAGTCATCTAAGGAAGATAAAACAGCAAGTGATGACCAGAACAAAGCCCCGGTTGCAACCCACACAAGAACTATTGGAATCATTCATCCTCCTCCGGATATTAGGAATATTGTAGACAAAACTGCACAGTTTGTTGCAAAAAATGGACCTGAGTTTGAAAAAAGGATCATTGCCAATAATGCTAACAATGCCAAGTTCAATTTTTTGAATCCCTCAGATCCATACCATGCATACTATCAACATCATTTATCTGAATTTCGTGCACTGAATCAATCTTCTGCTCAGCAGCCTCCTTCACAACCTTCAGATTCTGATGCCACTGAGTCAACCCCGTCTGCTCCTGTTACTGATGCCACTGACACTGCTCCAAGGCCTGACCCCACAGCCCAGTTTAGACCACCTCCTCGTAAAGTTCTTGAACCCCCAGAAGCTGAGCAGTATACCATTCGGCTTCCTGAGGGGATCACTGGAGAGGAACTTGATATTATTAAGCTCACAGCCCAGTTTGTGGCTCGAAATGGCCAAGCTTTCTTGACTGGTCTGACAAATAGGGAGATGAACAATCCTCAGTTCCACTTTTTGAAGCCAACTCACAGCATGTTCACATTTTTTACCGGACTGGCTGATGCATACTCAAAAGTGTTGATGCCTCCTAAGGGGTTGACTGAGAAGCTGACAAAAAGTGCTGCTGATATGACCACTGTGCTTGAACGGTGCTTGCATCGCTTGGAGTGGGAACACTCGCAGGAGCAGGCAAGGCAGAAAGCTGAGGATGAGATTGAGCAAGAGAGGATTCAAATGGCCATGATTGATTGGCATGATTTTGTAGCAGTCGAGACAATAGACTTTGCAGATGATGAGGATGAGGACTTGCCCCCTCCTATGACCCTTGAGGAGGTTATAAGGAGGAGCAAGGTATCTGCCATGGTTGAAGATGAAATCATTGAGCCTGGAAAGGAGGTGGAAATGGAAATGGATGAAGAAGAGGTGCAACTTGTTGAGGAAGGAATGAGGGCAACGAGTCTTGAAGAGAATGATAGTGAGAAGAAATTCACCAAGGCTAATGAGGAACCAGAAGAACCAATGAGAATTGTGAAGAACTGGAAGAGGCCTGAGGAAAGGATCCCTGTTGAAAGGGACCCAACAAAGGTTGGGGTTTCCCCTATCACCGGTGAGCTAATTCCCATTAATGAGATGTCTGAGCATATGAGGATTTCTCTAATCGATCCCAAGTACAAGGAACAAAAGGAAAGGATGTTTGCAAAAATCCGGGAAACAACTCTTGCTCAGGATGATGAAATCTCTAGAAACATTGTCGGACTTGCACGGACTCGTCCTGATATCTTTGGTACAACCGAAGAAGAAGTTTCTAATGCAGTTAAGGCAGAGATTGAGAAGAAGAAAGATGAGCAACCAAAGCAGGTCATATGGGATGGTCACACAGGAAGCATTGGCCGTACAGCAAACCAAGCTATGTCTCAAATTGTTAATGGGGAGGATCAAAGTGAAGCTGGTATCGATGATGCAAGGAGCCTTCCTGGTCCTGCAGCTCCTCCTCCTCGACCTGGTGTGCCTTCAGTTCGTCCCTTACCTCCACCACCAGGACTAGCATTGAATCTACCTCGCATGCCTCCAAATACCATCCAATACTCTGCTCCAACTAGTGGTGCATTTCCTGTACCTCCACCAAGGCCACCAGGTATGCCAATGATTCCATCAATTCGCCCTATTCAGGCTCCAGTGCCATTAGCACCTGGACAGCAGACCATTATGGTGAATCGGCCACTTTCAATGCCTCCATCTATATCTGGAAATCCACCGAGCATGCCAGTTCCGCCTCCACCTGGGTCTCAGTTTACTCCTGTGCCAATTCCTCGACCTTTTGTCCCTCTTCCTGTCCCTTCATCAGCAATTGGTatgatgccaccaccaccacctttgCCTCAAGGAGTgcctccaccacctccacctgAGGATGCTCCTCCACCACTTCCAGATGAACCAGAGCCCAAGAGACAGAAGCTTGATTCTATGCTTATTCCAGAAGATCAGTTTCTTGCACAACATCCG CAGGGACCTGTATGCATCACTGTTTCTGTTCCGAATGTTGATGAAGGAAATCTGAAAGGGCAAGTTCTGGAGATCACAATGCAGTCCTTATCTGAAACTGTTGGCAGCCTGAAAGAGAAAATTGCTGGAGAGATCCAACTTCCTGCAAACAAACAGAAATTGAGTGGAAAAGCTGGTTTCTTGAAGGATAATATGTCACTTGCCTACTACAACATTGGAGCAGGAGAGGCACTGTCTCTTTCTTTGAGAGAGCGTGGTGGTAGAAAGAGATGA
- the LOC110637819 gene encoding probable splicing factor 3A subunit 1 isoform X2 → MPGTAILPLPAPPPSGDSSASPSQVLEQQSSKEDKTASDDQNKAPVATHTRTIGIIHPPPDIRNIVDKTAQFVAKNGPEFEKRIIANNANNAKFNFLNPSDPYHAYYQHHLSEFRALNQSSAQQPPSQPSDSDATESTPSAPVTDATDTAPRPDPTAQFRPPPRKVLEPPEAEQYTIRLPEGITGEELDIIKLTAQFVARNGQAFLTGLTNREMNNPQFHFLKPTHSMFTFFTGLADAYSKVLMPPKGLTEKLTKSAADMTTVLERCLHRLEWEHSQEQARQKAEDEIEQERIQMAMIDWHDFVAVETIDFADDEDEDLPPPMTLEEVIRRSKVSAMVEDEIIEPGKEVEMEMDEEEVQLVEEGMRATSLEENDSEKKFTKANEEPEEPMRIVKNWKRPEERIPVERDPTKVGVSPITGELIPINEMSEHMRISLIDPKYKEQKERMFAKIRETTLAQDDEISRNIVGLARTRPDIFGTTEEEVSNAVKAEIEKKKDEQPKQVIWDGHTGSIGRTANQAMSQIVNGEDQSEAGIDDARSLPGPAAPPPRPGVPSVRPLPPPPGLALNLPRMPPNTIQYSAPTSGAFPVPPPRPPGMPMIPSIRPIQAPVPLAPGQQTIMVNRPLSMPPSISGNPPSMPVPPPPGSQFTPVPIPRPFVPLPVPSSAIGMMPPPPPLPQGVPPPPPPEDAPPPLPDEPEPKRQKLDSMLIPEDQFLAQHPGPVCITVSVPNVDEGNLKGQVLEITMQSLSETVGSLKEKIAGEIQLPANKQKLSGKAGFLKDNMSLAYYNIGAGEALSLSLRERGGRKR, encoded by the exons ATGCCTGGCACAGCAATCTTGCCTCTTCCAGCACCTCCTCCTAGCGGAGACAGCTCTGCTTCCCCTTCTCAAGTGTTAGAACAGCAGTCATCTAAGGAAGATAAAACAGCAAGTGATGACCAGAACAAAGCCCCGGTTGCAACCCACACAAGAACTATTGGAATCATTCATCCTCCTCCGGATATTAGGAATATTGTAGACAAAACTGCACAGTTTGTTGCAAAAAATGGACCTGAGTTTGAAAAAAGGATCATTGCCAATAATGCTAACAATGCCAAGTTCAATTTTTTGAATCCCTCAGATCCATACCATGCATACTATCAACATCATTTATCTGAATTTCGTGCACTGAATCAATCTTCTGCTCAGCAGCCTCCTTCACAACCTTCAGATTCTGATGCCACTGAGTCAACCCCGTCTGCTCCTGTTACTGATGCCACTGACACTGCTCCAAGGCCTGACCCCACAGCCCAGTTTAGACCACCTCCTCGTAAAGTTCTTGAACCCCCAGAAGCTGAGCAGTATACCATTCGGCTTCCTGAGGGGATCACTGGAGAGGAACTTGATATTATTAAGCTCACAGCCCAGTTTGTGGCTCGAAATGGCCAAGCTTTCTTGACTGGTCTGACAAATAGGGAGATGAACAATCCTCAGTTCCACTTTTTGAAGCCAACTCACAGCATGTTCACATTTTTTACCGGACTGGCTGATGCATACTCAAAAGTGTTGATGCCTCCTAAGGGGTTGACTGAGAAGCTGACAAAAAGTGCTGCTGATATGACCACTGTGCTTGAACGGTGCTTGCATCGCTTGGAGTGGGAACACTCGCAGGAGCAGGCAAGGCAGAAAGCTGAGGATGAGATTGAGCAAGAGAGGATTCAAATGGCCATGATTGATTGGCATGATTTTGTAGCAGTCGAGACAATAGACTTTGCAGATGATGAGGATGAGGACTTGCCCCCTCCTATGACCCTTGAGGAGGTTATAAGGAGGAGCAAGGTATCTGCCATGGTTGAAGATGAAATCATTGAGCCTGGAAAGGAGGTGGAAATGGAAATGGATGAAGAAGAGGTGCAACTTGTTGAGGAAGGAATGAGGGCAACGAGTCTTGAAGAGAATGATAGTGAGAAGAAATTCACCAAGGCTAATGAGGAACCAGAAGAACCAATGAGAATTGTGAAGAACTGGAAGAGGCCTGAGGAAAGGATCCCTGTTGAAAGGGACCCAACAAAGGTTGGGGTTTCCCCTATCACCGGTGAGCTAATTCCCATTAATGAGATGTCTGAGCATATGAGGATTTCTCTAATCGATCCCAAGTACAAGGAACAAAAGGAAAGGATGTTTGCAAAAATCCGGGAAACAACTCTTGCTCAGGATGATGAAATCTCTAGAAACATTGTCGGACTTGCACGGACTCGTCCTGATATCTTTGGTACAACCGAAGAAGAAGTTTCTAATGCAGTTAAGGCAGAGATTGAGAAGAAGAAAGATGAGCAACCAAAGCAGGTCATATGGGATGGTCACACAGGAAGCATTGGCCGTACAGCAAACCAAGCTATGTCTCAAATTGTTAATGGGGAGGATCAAAGTGAAGCTGGTATCGATGATGCAAGGAGCCTTCCTGGTCCTGCAGCTCCTCCTCCTCGACCTGGTGTGCCTTCAGTTCGTCCCTTACCTCCACCACCAGGACTAGCATTGAATCTACCTCGCATGCCTCCAAATACCATCCAATACTCTGCTCCAACTAGTGGTGCATTTCCTGTACCTCCACCAAGGCCACCAGGTATGCCAATGATTCCATCAATTCGCCCTATTCAGGCTCCAGTGCCATTAGCACCTGGACAGCAGACCATTATGGTGAATCGGCCACTTTCAATGCCTCCATCTATATCTGGAAATCCACCGAGCATGCCAGTTCCGCCTCCACCTGGGTCTCAGTTTACTCCTGTGCCAATTCCTCGACCTTTTGTCCCTCTTCCTGTCCCTTCATCAGCAATTGGTatgatgccaccaccaccacctttgCCTCAAGGAGTgcctccaccacctccacctgAGGATGCTCCTCCACCACTTCCAGATGAACCAGAGCCCAAGAGACAGAAGCTTGATTCTATGCTTATTCCAGAAGATCAGTTTCTTGCACAACATCCG GGACCTGTATGCATCACTGTTTCTGTTCCGAATGTTGATGAAGGAAATCTGAAAGGGCAAGTTCTGGAGATCACAATGCAGTCCTTATCTGAAACTGTTGGCAGCCTGAAAGAGAAAATTGCTGGAGAGATCCAACTTCCTGCAAACAAACAGAAATTGAGTGGAAAAGCTGGTTTCTTGAAGGATAATATGTCACTTGCCTACTACAACATTGGAGCAGGAGAGGCACTGTCTCTTTCTTTGAGAGAGCGTGGTGGTAGAAAGAGATGA
- the LOC110637825 gene encoding bystin encodes MDKKRGRHQNPKPFIPEDNDSIASTRKRSKAAKHHQKQETMISSGISSKILKEALIQQKEIQEEAEQANPTTNAFVVAEEEAARHQQEEEDDVDDFSGFSETQTQFGDEEIDEDEEKLLEAFLSKEAGPQRTLADLIIEKIKQENANISSETQPMPKLDASLIDLYKGLGEFLSRYTAGKMPKAFKHIPSMQLWEDVLYLTKPESWSPNAMYQATRIFASNLGVKKAENFYRLVLLPRIRDDIKQNKRLHFALYQALKKSLYKPAAFNKGILFPLCKSGTCNLREAVIVGSIIQKVSIPMLHSSAALLKLAEMEYCGTTSYFIKLLLEKKYALPYRVLDAVVSHFMRFLEDTRIMPVIWHQSLLAFVQRYKNELKKEDKQNLRMLVGKQKHKLVTPEIIRELDGSRNRGEKDDPMSMTSPISVINKVIEEDRFDIPQVPMEED; translated from the exons ATGGACAAGAAGCGAGGTAGACACCAAAACCCCAAGCCCTTTATCCCAGAAGATAATGACTCCATTGCCTCTACTAGGAAACGATCCAAAGCAGCAAAACACCACCAAAAGCAAGAAACG atgatatcttcgGGGATAAGCTCGAAAATTTTGAAAGAGGCGCTGATTCAGCAAAAGGAGATTCAagaggaggctgagcaggctaatCCTACTACCAATGCCTTTGTTGTGGCAGAGGAAGAAGCTGCTAGGCATCAACAAGAAGAGGAGGATGATGTTGATGATTTTAGTGGATTCTCTGAGACTCAAACCCAGTTTGGTGAC GAGGAGATTGATGAGGATGAGGAGAAATTACTGGAGGCTTTCTTATCAAAGGAAGCTGGTCCTCAGCGTACACTTGCAGACCTCATCATTGAAAAAATTAAACAGGAGAATGCTAATATTTCTTCAG AAACACAACCCATGCCAAAATTGGATGCATCTCTCATAGATTTGTACAAGGG GCTTGGCGAGTTTCTAAGTAGATATACAGCTGGAAAAATGCCTAAAGCATTTAAGCATATCCCTTCAATGCAACTTTGGGAGGATGTTTTGTACTTGACTAAACCTGAGAGTTGGTCACCAAATGCAATGTATCAAGCAACAAGGATCTTTGCTTCCAATTTGGGTGTGAAGAAGGCAGAGAATTTCTATAGGCTTGTATTGCTTCCTCGAATCAGAGACGATATTAAACAGAACAAGAGGCTGCATTTTGCTCtgtatcaagctttgaaaaaatcTCTTTACAAACCTGCTGCATTCAACAAGGGAATATTGTTTCCACTATGTAAG TCAGGGACATGCAATCTTCGGGAGGCCGTTATTGTTGGAAGTATTATTCAAAAGGTTTCCATTCCCATGCTTCATTCAAG TGCTGCACTATTGAAGCTTGCGGAGATGGAGTATTGTGGCACAACAAG TTATTTTATCAAGCTTCTTTTGGAAAAGAAATATGCCTTGCCATATCGTGTACTTGATGCTGTTGTTTCTCATTTTATGAGATTTCTCGAAGACACAAGAATAATGCCTGTAATATGGCACCAATCACTTCTTGCCTTCGTGCAAAG GTACAAGAATGAATTGAAGAAAGAAGATAAACAGAATCTTAGAATGCTAGTTGGAAAGCAAAAACATAAATTA GTAACTCCTGAAATTATCCGAGAGTTAGATGGCAGCCGTAATCGCGGTGAGAAAGATGATCCTATGTCAATGA CATCTCCTATTTCTGTAATAAATAAAGTGATAGAGGAAGACAGGTTTGATATTCCGCAAGTGCCTATGGAGGAGGATTGA